From one Anabas testudineus chromosome 18, fAnaTes1.2, whole genome shotgun sequence genomic stretch:
- the zgc:172079 gene encoding L6_membrane domain-containing protein — protein MCTGACSKFISIFLYILAFVSIVCNIMLFFPDFETQYTVAESKGEGERITPEVKYMGGLIGGGIMVLIPAIHIHLTSADKCCANRCGMFLSIGFAAVGVLGGVYSLSVAALGLANGPVCKWQNEDQPVAEWGAPFANSSGSYLNNKDVWKWCILPENVVEFNLGLFSTLLVAAAVELILCLIQMINGLFGCICGTCSGKE, from the exons ATGTGTACAGGAGCGTGTTCTAAGTTTATCTCCATTTTCCTCTACATCCTGGCTTTCGTCTCGATTGTCTGCAACATCATGCTCTTCTTCCCTGACTTTGAAACACAGTATACAGTTGCTGAAAGTAAAGGAGAGGGGGAGCGCATCACTCCAGAGGTCAAATATATGGGAGGCTTGATAGGAGGAGGAATCATG GTTCTCATTCCTGCCATCCACATCCATCTGACCAGTGCTGACAAGTGCTGTGCCAACCGCTGTGgg ATGTTCCTGTCCATTGGTTTTGCAGCAGTTGGTGTTCTGGGTGGTGTGTACAGTCTAAGTGTTGCTGCCCTGGGCCTTGCTAATGGGCCAGTGTGCAAGTGGCAAAATGAAGACCAGCCTGTAGCAGAGTGGGGGGCACCCTTTGCTAACAG TAGTGGCAGCTACCTGAATAACAAGGACGTATGGAAGTGGTGTATACTGCCAGAGAATGTGGTTGAATTCAACTTGGGGCTGTTCTCCACTCTGCTAGTGGCAGCAGCTGTGGAGCTCATCCTCTGCCTCATCCAGATGATTAATGGACTTTTTGGTTGTATCTGTGGTACCTGCTCTGGCAAGGAG TAA
- the mblac1 gene encoding metallo-beta-lactamase domain-containing protein 1: MDSKVVSGLFQTVPLSASELDFSGEPYSVSVLKVGYCLPQSDGTFRADGTITLIRGPKTILVDTGGPWDRDFLLKTLKERGVEPGDINLVVGTHGHSDHIGNLGLFTEAQIIVGYDISEGDTYRPSMLAHGHVYCVDQHTSVVPSPGHTGQDVSVQVKGTSVGTVLVAGDLFECCSDEDSWRNLSMNTAVQEVSRQEALRTSDVIIPGHGPPFRVIRQ, from the exons ATGGACAGTAAAGTGGTCTCTGGATTGTTTCAGACAGTCCCTCTGTCAGCATCCGAGCTGGACTTCTCGGGTGAGCCGTATTCCGTGTCCGTTCTTAAAGTCGGATACTGTCTCCCTCAGTCAGATGGGACGTTTAGAGCAGACGGGACCATTACTCTCATAAGGGGACCCAAGACTATACTGGTGGACACCGGAGGCCCGTGGGACCGGGACTTCCTTCTTAAAACGCTGAAAGAGAGGGGCGTGGAACCGGGAGATATAAATTTGGTCGTGGGGACTCACGGACATTCAGACCACATAGGGAATCTGGGTCTTTTCACGGAAGCTCAGATAATTGTAGGATACGACATCAGTGAGGGGGACACATACCGTCCCAGCATGCTGGCACACggacatgtttactgtgttgatCAACAT ACATCAGTAGTTCCCAGTCCAGGCCACACAGGACAAGATGTCAGTGTTCAGGTGAAAGGAACCTCAGTCGGCACAGTGCTTGTTGCAGGGGACTTATTTGAGTGCTGCTCAGATGAGGACAGCTGGCGCAACCTGAGTATGAACACTGCAGTACAGGAGGTCAGTCGCCAAGAAGCACTACGCACATCTGATGTTATCATCCCGGGACATGGCCCTCCATTTAGAGTCATCAGGCAATAA